The Aggregatilinea lenta genome includes a region encoding these proteins:
- the glnA gene encoding type I glutamate--ammonia ligase: MDDKAREILEIAKKEGVLFIDLQFTDILGVTKSVTIPTSGLEESLDRGTWFDGSSIYGFARIQESDMILRPDPNTFRILPWTRGNAAGVHARIFCDIQTPEGEPFPGDPRGTLRKALAHAESLGFSYNTGPELEFFLFRNGGDVTEAVPHDIGGYFDFSPNDEAERVRGDIVNALQALDINVEMSHHEVAIGQHEIDFRYGNALQSADNAMTLKYAVKGVATNHGLFATFMPKPIFGINGSGMHVHQSFVNLSDGKNAFFDPDGTLKLSEVAQQFVAGQLAHARALAGVVAPTVNSYKRLTPGYEAPVYVCWAQRNRSALIRVPRYSPGREASTRVELRFPDPSCNPYLAFAAMLEAGLDGIERKLTPPEPVTDDVFHWTREEREAKGVDVLPGTLEEALDELEKDDVVRGALGDHIYVAYDRAKREEWEEYRIHVSEWETKRYLTSI, translated from the coding sequence CCTACCAGCGGGCTTGAAGAGTCGCTCGACCGGGGTACGTGGTTCGACGGCTCCTCCATTTACGGTTTCGCGCGCATTCAGGAATCGGACATGATTCTGCGCCCGGACCCGAACACGTTCCGCATTTTGCCCTGGACGCGTGGCAATGCGGCTGGGGTGCACGCTCGTATCTTCTGCGATATTCAAACCCCCGAAGGCGAGCCTTTCCCCGGTGACCCGCGCGGCACACTGCGCAAGGCGCTTGCGCACGCTGAAAGCCTCGGTTTCTCGTACAACACCGGCCCGGAACTTGAGTTCTTCCTGTTCCGCAATGGTGGCGATGTGACCGAAGCCGTGCCCCACGACATCGGCGGCTACTTTGATTTCTCGCCGAATGACGAGGCAGAACGAGTCCGTGGCGACATTGTGAATGCCCTTCAGGCGCTCGACATCAATGTCGAGATGAGCCACCACGAAGTCGCCATCGGCCAGCACGAAATCGACTTCCGCTATGGCAACGCGCTCCAGTCCGCCGACAACGCGATGACCCTCAAGTACGCGGTCAAGGGCGTTGCGACGAATCACGGCCTGTTTGCGACCTTCATGCCCAAGCCCATCTTCGGCATCAACGGCAGCGGTATGCACGTGCACCAGAGCTTCGTGAATCTCAGCGACGGCAAGAACGCCTTCTTCGACCCCGACGGCACCCTGAAGCTGTCCGAAGTCGCGCAGCAGTTTGTCGCCGGTCAGTTGGCGCATGCGCGTGCGCTGGCGGGCGTCGTCGCACCGACAGTCAACAGCTACAAGCGTCTCACCCCTGGCTACGAAGCGCCGGTTTACGTCTGCTGGGCGCAGCGCAACCGCTCCGCGCTCATCCGCGTGCCGCGCTATTCGCCCGGTCGTGAAGCCAGCACCCGCGTCGAGCTGCGCTTCCCCGATCCGAGCTGCAACCCGTATCTGGCATTCGCGGCCATGCTCGAAGCGGGCCTGGACGGCATTGAGCGCAAGCTCACCCCGCCGGAACCGGTGACGGATGACGTGTTCCACTGGACCAGGGAAGAGCGTGAAGCCAAGGGTGTGGATGTGCTGCCCGGCACGCTCGAAGAAGCACTCGACGAGCTGGAGAAGGACGACGTGGTGCGCGGCGCTCTGGGCGACCACATCTACGTGGCCTATGACCGCGCCAAGCGCGAAGAGTGGGAAGAATACCGCATTCACGTCAGCGAGTGGGAAACCAAG